A window of Hippoglossus stenolepis isolate QCI-W04-F060 chromosome 18, HSTE1.2, whole genome shotgun sequence contains these coding sequences:
- the LOC118098126 gene encoding leukemia inhibitory factor receptor isoform X2, with translation METQENRDLVTVTPDQIGSPHIWGWTSHVALECDSHSVILSVRYKNYTSPRRQEETLPGMKNSKGPEVYPRDKVFEVGSRATFCCVLPAGGTFNHMYLVGYNRSDGNITQINNQTYSLTIVLNQPSHPSGTDVKCEATIQHRQTDNGATAFIGYPPDDKDLQCETSDLELVECRWTVGRDTHLRKDTNYQIVGSAYECDPGKCTGKEDVSAGERTWTLKAENELGTVELTDTADPMKRVHMLAPESVTASTVNHRDVRLQWSWKVQRYKHLNVTCQVNVSPAGAHEPKPNSGVGLDFAVLMNLIPNWSYNVTVQCRTTQHSSKWSNWSSPFNFHTKGDVPDALDVWMKMKDNEILIIWKILLENQSHGHVLDYTVTWSKIEGTEQHNTTTVTHNRATLSLDTTQQYVVNVTARNLNGSSSPSTIITPSSSSVGLNTSSRIKGGGGGFNLSWSSSPAASCGYIVDWWPTSGPSMVTWLKVPRTNVFLSENFTEGQRYSMSISACTREAPLLLETREGYVKEQRIQDDLFKNLTLKQKVSDVEVSWDWISLKEQTAFIQGYVLEWFDSEEPNNKAVYNVSTDDPTSTSLTASDLKTGSYTFTVKARTALGECGSKSLIVTVNSLTDNLMETVVISLVVVFSLLTLINVVCYRHWACIKQKVYPPIPRPLLTDTWLRSTGEHSLHVDQGPSEVDIMDAPQLLCKPGVQVNQNLVSAPASTYQPPPNLILPPRSAPSPSGLPSSSFRGAFNNLSYHLMMQTEDAQPPEGHANEFRAPTFTPDPAEEEPESHMTCVLTYISVPQPTSDEHMTNITDTETSKTSLSKSTSCLSYSET, from the exons ATGGAAACACAGGAGAACAGG gATCTCGTTACCGTGACGCCCGACCAGATCGGATCCCCTCACATCTGGGGGTGGACGTCACACGTGGCCTTAGAGTGCGATTCCCATTCGGTCATACTCAGTGTCCGATACAAAAACTACACAAGCCCCAGGAGACAAGAAGAAACCCTCCCAG GAATGAAAAACTCCAAAGGTCCAGAGGTTTATCCACGAGACAAAGTGTTTGAGGTCGGCAGCAGAGCCACATTCTGCTGTGTTCTGCCAGCAGGAGGAACCTTCAACCACATGTATCTGGTGGGTTATAACAGATCTGATGGGAACATCACACAGATCAACAATCAGACGTATTCACTGACCATCGTCCTGAACCAGCCGTCGCACCCCAGCGGCACTGACGTCAAATGTGAAGCAACAATCCAACACAGGCAAACAGACAATGGAGCTACTGCTTTCATTGGCT ACCCTCCTGATGATAAAGACCTTCAGTGTGAAACCAGCGATCTGGAATTAGTGGAATGTCGCTGGACAGTTGGACGAGACACACACCTGCGTAAAGACACCAATTACCAGATTGTTGGAAG TGCATATGAATGTGATCCGGGGAAATGCACGGGTAAAGAGGACGTGTCAGCTGGTGAGAGGACGTGGACGTTAAAggctgagaatgagctggggACGGTGGAACTGACGGACACAGCAGACCCGATGAAAAGAG TTCACATGTTGGCTCCAGAGTCAGTGACAGCTTCGACCGTGAATCACAGAGACGTCAGGCTGCAGTGGAGCTGGAAGGTTCAACGCTACAAACATCTCAACGTCACGTGTCAGGTGAACGTCAGCCCCGCTGGAGCTCATGAGCCG AAACCAAACTCTGGAGTCGGTCTTGATTTTGCAGTTTTGATGAACCTGATTCCAAACTGGTCGTATAACGTGACAGTTCAATGTCGAACAACACAACATTCTTCGAAATGGAGCAACTGGAGCTCGCCATTCAACTTCCACACTAAGGGAGATG TTCCAGACGCTCTTGACGTttggatgaagatgaaggacaATGAGATTTTAATTATCTGGAAA ATTCTGCTGGAGAACCAGAGTCATGGACACGTGTTGGACTACACAGTGACCTGGTCAAAGATCGAAGGGacagaacaacacaacacaaccacagtgACTCACAACCGCGCCACACTCAGTCTGGACACAACCCAACAGTACGTTGTCAACGTTACAGCTCGGAACTTAAACGGCAGCTCGTCCCCATCGACCATCATCACCCCATCGTCATCCTCTGTTGGACTGA ACACAAGCTCTCGGATCaagggcggcggcggcggcttcaATCTGTCCTGGTCCTCCAGTCCTGCAGCGAGCTGCGGCTACATCGTGGACTGGTGGCCGACCTCGGGTCCCTCGATGGTGACGTGGCTCAAAGTGCCTCGAACCAACGTCTTTTTGAGTG aaAACTTCACAGAAGGACAGAGATACTCGATGTCTATATCTGCCTGCACCCGAGAAGCTCCGCTGCTGCTGGAAACCAGAGAGGGCTACGTCAAGGAGCAAC GGATACAAGACGACCTCTTTAAAAATTTGACATTGAAACAGAAGGTTTCCGATGTTGAGGTGTCCTGGGATTGGATATCTCTAAAAGAGCAGACAGCTTTCATCCAAGGCTACGTCCTGGAGTGGTTTGACAGTGAAGAGCCGAACAACAAGGCAGTCTACAATGTGAGCACAG ACGACCCGACGTCCACCAGCCTCACAGCCTCCGACCTGAAGACCGGCTCGTACACGTTCACAGTGAAGGCTCGGACCGCGCTCGGAGAATGTGGCTCCAAATCGTTAATCGTCACCGTCAATTCACTGA CTGATAACCTGATGGAGACCGTGGTCATTTCCCTGGTCGTTGTTTTCAGTCTCCTTACGCTCATCAATGTCGTCTGCTACAGACACTGGGCCTG CATCAAACAGAAGGTGTACCCCCCCATCCCGAGGCCCCTGCTGACGGACACGTGGCTCAGATCAACA GGTGAACACAGTCTTCACGTGGATCAGGGTCCCAGTGAGGTGGACATCATGGACgctccacagctgctgtgtAAACCGGGAGTGCAGGTCAACCAGAATTTAGTTTCCGCTCCAGCCTCCACCTACCAGCCTCCACCAAACCTCATCTTACCCCCGAGATCAGCCCCGTCTCCGTCAGGTTTACCCTCCTCGTCGTTCAGAGGCGCTTTTAACAACCTGTCCTACCACCTGATGATGCAGACTGAGGATGCACAGCCTCCGGAGGGTCACGCCAACGAATTCCGAGCTCCGACCTTCACCCCCGACCCGGCAGAAGAGGAACCAGAGAGTCACATGACCTGTGTCTTGACTTACATTTCAGTGCCACAGCCAACATCTGATGAACATATGACAAATAtcactgacacagaaacaagcaaaacaagCCTTTCAAAATCCACGAGCTGTTTGAGTTACAGTGAAACTTAA
- the LOC118098126 gene encoding leukemia inhibitory factor receptor isoform X1, whose product MKTESVTRIIMIPFILLSLFCHSSQDGNTGEQVVLHCGPKNLTLKSSAQTIEATWEDDPSCSAGNDELIYELLVLVGDEQVHHDLVTVTPDQIGSPHIWGWTSHVALECDSHSVILSVRYKNYTSPRRQEETLPGMKNSKGPEVYPRDKVFEVGSRATFCCVLPAGGTFNHMYLVGYNRSDGNITQINNQTYSLTIVLNQPSHPSGTDVKCEATIQHRQTDNGATAFIGYPPDDKDLQCETSDLELVECRWTVGRDTHLRKDTNYQIVGSAYECDPGKCTGKEDVSAGERTWTLKAENELGTVELTDTADPMKRVHMLAPESVTASTVNHRDVRLQWSWKVQRYKHLNVTCQVNVSPAGAHEPKPNSGVGLDFAVLMNLIPNWSYNVTVQCRTTQHSSKWSNWSSPFNFHTKGDVPDALDVWMKMKDNEILIIWKILLENQSHGHVLDYTVTWSKIEGTEQHNTTTVTHNRATLSLDTTQQYVVNVTARNLNGSSSPSTIITPSSSSVGLNTSSRIKGGGGGFNLSWSSSPAASCGYIVDWWPTSGPSMVTWLKVPRTNVFLSENFTEGQRYSMSISACTREAPLLLETREGYVKEQRIQDDLFKNLTLKQKVSDVEVSWDWISLKEQTAFIQGYVLEWFDSEEPNNKAVYNVSTDDPTSTSLTASDLKTGSYTFTVKARTALGECGSKSLIVTVNSLTDNLMETVVISLVVVFSLLTLINVVCYRHWACIKQKVYPPIPRPLLTDTWLRSTGEHSLHVDQGPSEVDIMDAPQLLCKPGVQVNQNLVSAPASTYQPPPNLILPPRSAPSPSGLPSSSFRGAFNNLSYHLMMQTEDAQPPEGHANEFRAPTFTPDPAEEEPESHMTCVLTYISVPQPTSDEHMTNITDTETSKTSLSKSTSCLSYSET is encoded by the exons ATGAAAACTGAGTCTGTGACCAGGATTATCATGATCCCATTCATTCTGCTCTCATTGTTCTGCCACAGCTCACAGGATGGAAACACAGGAGAACAGG ttGTTCTGCATTGTGGACCTAAGAACCTGACGCTGAAGTCATCCGCCCAGACGATCGAGGCGACGTGGGAAGACGACCCATCATGCTCTGCTGGGAATGATGAGCTCATCTATGAGCTGCTGGTTCTTGTCGGAGACGAGCAAGTTCATCAC gATCTCGTTACCGTGACGCCCGACCAGATCGGATCCCCTCACATCTGGGGGTGGACGTCACACGTGGCCTTAGAGTGCGATTCCCATTCGGTCATACTCAGTGTCCGATACAAAAACTACACAAGCCCCAGGAGACAAGAAGAAACCCTCCCAG GAATGAAAAACTCCAAAGGTCCAGAGGTTTATCCACGAGACAAAGTGTTTGAGGTCGGCAGCAGAGCCACATTCTGCTGTGTTCTGCCAGCAGGAGGAACCTTCAACCACATGTATCTGGTGGGTTATAACAGATCTGATGGGAACATCACACAGATCAACAATCAGACGTATTCACTGACCATCGTCCTGAACCAGCCGTCGCACCCCAGCGGCACTGACGTCAAATGTGAAGCAACAATCCAACACAGGCAAACAGACAATGGAGCTACTGCTTTCATTGGCT ACCCTCCTGATGATAAAGACCTTCAGTGTGAAACCAGCGATCTGGAATTAGTGGAATGTCGCTGGACAGTTGGACGAGACACACACCTGCGTAAAGACACCAATTACCAGATTGTTGGAAG TGCATATGAATGTGATCCGGGGAAATGCACGGGTAAAGAGGACGTGTCAGCTGGTGAGAGGACGTGGACGTTAAAggctgagaatgagctggggACGGTGGAACTGACGGACACAGCAGACCCGATGAAAAGAG TTCACATGTTGGCTCCAGAGTCAGTGACAGCTTCGACCGTGAATCACAGAGACGTCAGGCTGCAGTGGAGCTGGAAGGTTCAACGCTACAAACATCTCAACGTCACGTGTCAGGTGAACGTCAGCCCCGCTGGAGCTCATGAGCCG AAACCAAACTCTGGAGTCGGTCTTGATTTTGCAGTTTTGATGAACCTGATTCCAAACTGGTCGTATAACGTGACAGTTCAATGTCGAACAACACAACATTCTTCGAAATGGAGCAACTGGAGCTCGCCATTCAACTTCCACACTAAGGGAGATG TTCCAGACGCTCTTGACGTttggatgaagatgaaggacaATGAGATTTTAATTATCTGGAAA ATTCTGCTGGAGAACCAGAGTCATGGACACGTGTTGGACTACACAGTGACCTGGTCAAAGATCGAAGGGacagaacaacacaacacaaccacagtgACTCACAACCGCGCCACACTCAGTCTGGACACAACCCAACAGTACGTTGTCAACGTTACAGCTCGGAACTTAAACGGCAGCTCGTCCCCATCGACCATCATCACCCCATCGTCATCCTCTGTTGGACTGA ACACAAGCTCTCGGATCaagggcggcggcggcggcttcaATCTGTCCTGGTCCTCCAGTCCTGCAGCGAGCTGCGGCTACATCGTGGACTGGTGGCCGACCTCGGGTCCCTCGATGGTGACGTGGCTCAAAGTGCCTCGAACCAACGTCTTTTTGAGTG aaAACTTCACAGAAGGACAGAGATACTCGATGTCTATATCTGCCTGCACCCGAGAAGCTCCGCTGCTGCTGGAAACCAGAGAGGGCTACGTCAAGGAGCAAC GGATACAAGACGACCTCTTTAAAAATTTGACATTGAAACAGAAGGTTTCCGATGTTGAGGTGTCCTGGGATTGGATATCTCTAAAAGAGCAGACAGCTTTCATCCAAGGCTACGTCCTGGAGTGGTTTGACAGTGAAGAGCCGAACAACAAGGCAGTCTACAATGTGAGCACAG ACGACCCGACGTCCACCAGCCTCACAGCCTCCGACCTGAAGACCGGCTCGTACACGTTCACAGTGAAGGCTCGGACCGCGCTCGGAGAATGTGGCTCCAAATCGTTAATCGTCACCGTCAATTCACTGA CTGATAACCTGATGGAGACCGTGGTCATTTCCCTGGTCGTTGTTTTCAGTCTCCTTACGCTCATCAATGTCGTCTGCTACAGACACTGGGCCTG CATCAAACAGAAGGTGTACCCCCCCATCCCGAGGCCCCTGCTGACGGACACGTGGCTCAGATCAACA GGTGAACACAGTCTTCACGTGGATCAGGGTCCCAGTGAGGTGGACATCATGGACgctccacagctgctgtgtAAACCGGGAGTGCAGGTCAACCAGAATTTAGTTTCCGCTCCAGCCTCCACCTACCAGCCTCCACCAAACCTCATCTTACCCCCGAGATCAGCCCCGTCTCCGTCAGGTTTACCCTCCTCGTCGTTCAGAGGCGCTTTTAACAACCTGTCCTACCACCTGATGATGCAGACTGAGGATGCACAGCCTCCGGAGGGTCACGCCAACGAATTCCGAGCTCCGACCTTCACCCCCGACCCGGCAGAAGAGGAACCAGAGAGTCACATGACCTGTGTCTTGACTTACATTTCAGTGCCACAGCCAACATCTGATGAACATATGACAAATAtcactgacacagaaacaagcaaaacaagCCTTTCAAAATCCACGAGCTGTTTGAGTTACAGTGAAACTTAA